The nucleotide window GCAGCTCGTCCGAGTCGTGGACCCGGGCGTGCTCGAACGGGAACACCGCCGGGCGCACCGGGGTGGAGCCGATCGCGATGACGATCTTGTCGGCGCGGATGTCGAACGAGCCGCCCGGCGGGTTGGGGCGGGTGACCCGAACCGTGTGCGGGTCCACGAACGAGCCGGTGCCCTGGTGGAGCATCACCCCGTACCGGTCGAGCAGGGTCCGCATCTGGTGCGCTTCGGACGCCTTCACCACCCGCTCGTGGCGCATCAGGTCTTCGATTTTGGCCTGCCGCCGGACCGACACGTCCAGCCCGATGACGGCCCGGGCCTTGGCCCCGGAGATGGCCAGGGCGGTTTCGCGAAGGGTTTTGCTCGGGATGGTGCCAGTGTTGACGGCAGCGCCGCCGACCACCGGGTTCCGCTCGACCAGCGCGACCCGCTTACCGAGCAGGGCCGCGGTGTCGGCGGCGGCGAGGCCGCCGGGGCCGGCGCCGATTACGATCAGGTCGTACTGAAGGGGCTTAGGCATGGTGCGGCTCGCCGGAGGGTGTGCGGACATGATACCCCGCCGGGGTGCCGGTGGGCACCTCACGGCCGCACTTCGCCCCCGCCGCGGTTCGGTTCGTGACGTACATTCGGAACCGGGCGGTGCCGCAACCGGTCCGGTGGCCGGCGTTACTTCTTTGGGGCTTTGGGCGGCGGCGTAAGTGCGGCTTTCAGCGTGTCCAGTTCCTGGTCCGTGAGCCGCTTACGGGTGGCGGTGATCATTTTGGCGAAGTGTTCGATTTCGCCCGGTTCTGCCGGGAACCCGATGTTCCCCTTCGGCCCGTCGCTCGTCACCAGCGCTTTCCCCGCGCCGTCGAGCACGACGAACCACGGAATCCCCCCGCTCTTTTCCGGGTGATACTTCTCGAACACCTCCTTGGCGCCGATCATCCGGTCCTGGTCGATCTTCACATCGACGTAGTCCTTACCAACCAGGGCGGCGATGTCCGGGCGTGCGAGCCAGGCATCCAGTTTGAGGCACCAGCCGCACCACGGCGCGCCGAAATGGAGGATCACCTTGCGGTCGGTCTTGGTGGCGTCGGCGAGGGCCGCGGCCAGCACGTCGGCTGCTTTTTTGGGTTCGGCCTTGTACCTGTCCAGGAACTCTTGCAACTTCTTCGCGTCGTGCCCGTTCTTGCCGTCCTCTTTCGTCTCGAACGGCTCGGTCGGCTGGTTCACCAGCACCGTGCCGTCGGCGTTGAGGACCGTCAGGAACGGCACGCCGGCGTTGGAGAGGTCAACGTTGTACTTCTTGAGCAGGTCGGTGTTTTTGCTGTCGATGTGGACCACGTCGTACTCGTAGCGGAGCGTCTTCGCGAGCGCGCGGTCGGTGGTGAACTTGTTGTGCAGGAGGAGGCACCACGAGCACCAGTTGCCGCCCCACTGGACGAGCACCCGGCGGTTCTCGCGCTTGGCGGAGACGAGGGCGGCTTCGATGAGGGCTTTGGCGTCCGCCTTTTCGTCGTAGACCTTCACCGCGGCCTTCGTCCCCTTGGCCGGTGCGGGCGGGTCCTCTGCCGAACACGTCAGGGCGGCGGCGATAACCAGTGCGAGACCGAACAGTGGTTTCATGTGACTGGCTCCGGGGGTGGTATTCGGCTCGAATTGCGGGCGCGGGCGAACCGGGGGGGCGCTCGCGCCGGGCGCAGTTTCACATTTCTCCGGACCCGTCACAACCGATTTTTGCGCGCGGCGTGCCTTTCTCACTCAACTCCGCCCGAGGCGCCCGTAAGATGCTTGAGTAGACAAACTGTGTTCCAGTGGGTTGGCCCTCCGCCACACTAAAAACAAGGAGCCTCGCATGTCCGTTGTTTCTCCCGCCGAACCTCGTGGCCTGGCGCCGGCCGGTTCTGGCCCCACGTCCGTATCTCTGCTCGACGACGTTTCGGCCGAAATCCTCGAACTCAAGAAGAAGCTCGGCGCCACGATCCTGGCTCACTACTACCAGGAGGGCGAGATCCAGGCGCTCGCCGACATCACCGGCGACAGCCTCAAGCTCGCCCGCGAGGCCACGAAGGTCGATTCGCCGGTCATCGTGTTTTGTGGCGTGCTGTTTATGGCCGAGACGGCCAAGATGCTGAACCCCACAAAGCGCGTTCTGCTTCCCGACCTGCGGGCCGGGTGCAGCCTCGTGGACGCGTGCCCCGCGGACAAGCTCGAGCGCTACCAGGAGCGGCTCCGCGAGAACGGCCGCAAGTTCCAGACGGTGTGCTACATCAACTCCTCGGCCAAGGTGAAGGCGCTGAGCGACTGGGTGGTCACGTCCGGCAACGCGGAGGACATCGTTCGGAACAAGGTGCCCCAGGGGTACGAGATCCTGTTCGTGCCGGACAAGCACCTCGGCCGTTACCTCCAGGAGCTGACCGGCCGCCCGATGATCCTGTGGGACGGGTCGTGCATGGTCCATGAGATCTTCAGCGTCGTGGACCTGATCAAGCAGAAAAAGGAGCACCCGAAGGCGGTGACGCTCGCGCACCCGGAGTGCCCGCAGAACATCCTCCAGCTCGCGGACTTCGCGGGCGGCACGGAGGCGATGATCAAGCACGTCGCGGACTACAAGGCGCCGACCGAGTTCCTGGTGGCGACGGAAGCCAACATGATGTGGGAGTTGCAGCGCCGCTACCCGCAGCACACCTACCTGGGCGTTCCCGGAATCACGTGCTCGTGCAACAAGTGCCCGCACATGGCTCTGAACACGCTGGAGAAGGTGCGCGACTGTATGCGGGACGGCGCGCCGGAGATCCTGTGGCAGCCGGAGTTCGACAAGGCCAAGGAAGTGCTCGCGCGGAGCCTGCTGAATCCGCCGGCCACGGCGCCGGTCCAACCTGCGGGGGACTGACCTATGGGGACGCGGGCGACAAAGGGAACGAAGCGCTCGACTGCGGGCGCCCGGACCGAAACGAACGGCGTTGCACCGGTCACCGCGGTTACCGCCGAAGTGATGACGCTGGCCGAAGCGGCGGCGTGGCTGCGCGTCTCCGAAGCCGGGCTTCGGGCCGATGCGGATAGTGGACGGTTACCGGCTCGGCTGGTGGCGGGCGAGTGGCGGTTCAACAAGGCCGCGCTGCTCGAATGGCTGAGCCACCCCGAGCCGCCGGCTTCACGCCCGAAGACCGGTGCGGAACTAGTTGAGCACATCCGGCGGGTACGCGCGGCTTCGTCTGACCCAGAAACGGAAGAAGAGGCCGAGGAATTCATCCGCCAAATGTACGCTCGGCGTAAGGCTGATTCTGCCGCGGGGTGATCCGTGGTTTTCGTTCTCGACACCGACATCACCACGCTCGCGTTTCAGAACAACGAGCGGGTGACCGCGCAACTCGCGGCCCGCTCGAAAGAGGAAGTGGCGATTTCTTACGCCACTTGGCTCGAGATCATGCGTGGTCGTATCGAATCTGTGATTAAGGCCGCGACCGGGGTTGAGTTGCTTCGCGCGGTCACGCGCTTGGCTGATTCCGAGCAATTTCTTGCTCCCTTCGCGATGCTCCCGATCGATGAAGCCGTGGCCGACCGGTTCGATCAGCTCCGTGCGCTCAAAAAGCTGAACAAGATGGACCGCGGCGATGTACTTCAGGCCGCGATTGCGCTCGCGAACGCGGCCACGCTTGTGACGCGGAACACCAAGGACTACGCGGCCGTCCCCGGGCTGAAGCTCGACAACTGGGCGGCTTAAATCCCGTCGAATGCACTTCACCGCGGTGTGGTCGGGTGTTCACTTTCAAGGTATCGTAACGGCATCCCGCTCGCCAGGGAAGGAGCGACCCATGCCGCCGATCGTGCCGAACCGGTTCCTCGTCCGCGTCAGCCACCCGTGCCCGTTTGTGAAGGACGCGCCGCGCGACACTGAGGAGGACGAACACCTCGTTGACCTGCCCGAGACGGCGCGGTTGGAAAACTTCGCCGCCCTGGATGAGCAGCAGAACTTCGCGGATGTGCGCCTGGCGTGGAATGAGTTCGGGCTCGCCGTGCAGGTGGAGGTGAGAGGCAAATCGCAGGCGCCCGTGGGCGACTCCGACAAGCCGAGCGCGTCCGACGGGCTGCGGTTGTTGATCGACACCCGCGACGCCCGCGCCAGTCACCGCGCGAGCCGCTACTGCCACCACTTCTCGTTCTTCCCAACCGGGGGCGGGGTCGACAAGGACGAGCCGTTCGTCACGCAGTCGAAGATCAACCGGGCGCTGCAAGACGCGCCGATGGCGAGTATTGCGGACATTCTCTTTCGGACGCACAAGATCAAGGGCGGGTACCGTCTGGAAGCGTTCCTTCCCGCGGCGGCGCTCAACGGCTTCGATCCGTCCGAACACCCGCGCCTCGGCGTGTACTACTGCGTTCGCGACCAAGAGATCGGGGACCAGTTTTTGAGCGTCGGTTGGGAGTTCCCGTTCGGCGAAGACCCGTCGTTGTGGGCAGTACTGGAGTTGGTGAAGTAAATCGGGCAACACAGAGTTATTGACAGGATCAACAGGATGCACAGGATTGAAGACAAGAAGCATTGCCTTCTGTCTTCAATCCTGTGCATCCTGTTGATCCTGTCAATAACTCTTCTCAATCGAGGTCGATCCCGAGTTCCTTTGGGGTCGGGACGATCACGGGCGGATCATCGAGCGTAATGCCCAGCCGCTCCGGCGACGGTACCTCGGCGCGGACCGGTTTCGGAGCTTCCACCGGCTTGGGTTGTGGGCGCGCCGCGACTGGTCGCGGTTGGGGCTGCGGCTGGCGTTGCGGTTGCGGGGCGTAGTACGGCTGCGGCAGCGCCGCACCGCTACCGAGGCCGTAGGGGTCGAAGTTCGGCGCACCGCCGAACGGGGTTGGGCACCCGACCGGCGTTCACCCCGCGCCGGAGCGGCCGGGGATGAGCGTGAACCACAGGCCCACGCCCAACCCCACCACGACCGTGGGCAGCCCTGCCCAGAGCGCTACCTTGCGCGTTCTCATAAGCGAGAAGCTTCCTTGCATCAGAGCCGCGATCCTTCGCGACTCGGAGGGCGCTTCATAGCTTTTCTCCGGAACCGGTAAAGCCCAACCTGTGGAGGTCACCCATGTTCGCGCTGCTGCTCTTGACAGCGTTTTTCGCCGCGGGCGAATCGAAGCTGCCGCTTCAAAAGGGCTACAAGGCGAGCGGTGACGGGCTGAAGTCGGAGCACGCAACTCAGGCCGCCGCCGCGACCGACGAGCACATCTTCGCAGTGTCGAGCACGACCGTCGCGATGTACGACCGCGCGACCGGGAAGCTGCTCGCGGCGAGTAAGGATAAGGCCGAGCACCTCAACAGCGCGTTCGTGTGGAAGGGCAAGGTGTACTGCGCCCACTCGAACTACCCGAAGAAGCCCGAGACCAGCGAGATTCGCGTTTACGACCCCGCGACGAACAAGCTGAGCGTGTTCCACGAGTTCAAAGACCCGCCGGGGAGCCTCGTGTGGAACGTTCACGACGGGAAGAACTGGTGGTGCTGTTTTGCGCACTATCAAGAGGATAACGCCAAGACGATCCTGATCCGCATGACCGATGCCTTCAAGGAAGAGCAGCGCTGGACGTTCCCGAAGAAGGTCGTTGACGACTGGGACAAGATGAGCACGTCGGGGGGTGTCTGGGACGGGGACACGCTGTTGGTGAGCCACCACCACTACAAGGTGCTGTACCGGCTGAAGGTGCCGAAGGACGGAGCGGAATTGGAACTCGTGGAGTCGCTGGAGTGCCCGTTTCCGGGCCAGGGGATCGCACGGGACACCAAAACGGCCGGCCTTATCGGCATCGACCGTGGTGCCCGTAAGGTGGTGTTTGCTGTGAAGTGAAGCGGTGGGCCGCTTCGCCCTACGAAAGAATGTCTGTGGCGCTCTTGCGGATCGTTTCGCAGTAGGTTTCCAGCGCGAGGTCGTCGCCGTCGCGGCCGAAGGGTTGCTCGACGGCTTCTGCGGTCAGTTCGATTCCGAACAGGAAGTAGACCATCACCGGAAGTACGAGAATCACCCACGCGCCGAGCGGCTCGACCAGCGCCCACGGGGTGACCAGAAACCCGAGCACCAGTCCGTGCCGCAGGAGCGACAGGTACGACGGGACGTGCGGCGTGTTCCGAATGCGCTCGCACGCCCCGCAGACGTCCATGAGCGCGTTGAGGTTGGTGTCGAGGATCTGTTGCATGTGCCCGTCGATGCGCCCCGCCCGGCGCCAGCCGGCCACGAACCCGATCAACCGCCCCGCGATGTACGCCGGGACGTGCTGCGGGTCGACCGTTTGCTTTTCAAACCCGGACACGTCGCTGAGCCGGGTGGGGCCGCGCAGGTGCTTCATGAGCGCCACCGCGAACGCGGCGACCAGTCCGGCGAACTCGTGTCGTTCGCGGACATCAGGGGTGGCAAGTTCGCGCGCTTTGAGACACAGGTTGCGCGAGTGGTTCACCAGCCCGCCCCACAAGATGCGCCCCTCCCACCATCGGTCGTACGCGACTTTCGTGCGGAAGCTGACCAACAGGCCCAGGATGGCCGTGTTCCACATGGCGAACTGGGACGACCAAACCGGTTGAGCGACACCGCTGGTCGGGTTCAGCGCCCACGCCAGCACGGAGTACCCCGCTGCGGCCGCGACCGCGATCGCCAGGCGCCTCGCGATCGTCGGCGGCGGCCAGATCCACCCGAGCAGCGTTCGGCGGTTGTCGGCCAACGTTGTTCTCCCCGTTCAGGACCCCGGTTGTGCGTCGCCGAGGCGCGGCAGTTCGTCGAGCGCCTGGAGGCCGAACACCTGTAAGAACCGCGGCGTGGTTCCGTACCGCACTTCGCGCTCGGCCGCGTCGGCGCGGTGCCGGACCGCAATCAGACCCAACCGCACGAGCTGGCGTAATGCCGGGCCGGAATCCGTCCCGCGAACCACATCCACTTCTGCTTTACTGAGCGGCTGTCGGTACGCCACAACCGAGAGCACATCGAGTGCCGGTTGGCTCAGACGCGCCTCCCGCGGTCCGCCGAACAACTTCTCGCGGAGGCCCCTGTGCGCCGGCCGAACGGAAAGGACGAACCCGTTGTCGCGCGATTCGATGAGGTAGGGCCGGTGCTGGTCGCGGTACCGTTTGTTGAGTACCGCCACGGCTTCCTGGAACCGTTCGGGGGTCAGCCCGCGAACCGCGGCGCATGCGACCTCCGCCGCGAGCGGGTGCCCGCCCACGAACAGCATCGCTTCAACCAGTTGCTCTGGGGACGGCGGGACTTCGCTCGCGGCGCCTTCAGCGAGCGATGGCGGGCGTAAGCCTTTTGAGGTTGCAGTGCTTCGGGTGACGTGAGGGGGGGCTTCCGCTGCCGGCGCGGTCGGGGGCGCTTCGTGTACCGGCGGGGCGGGTGTCTCGTCTGGAGCGTCCGCTTCGAGCCCTTCGGCAAACTCTTCAACGATATCGAGTTGCCACTCGCCGCCGAGGTGCGCCGCTGCGGCCTGACCCAGCGCGAGCGGATCGGTCTGTTCGCTCGGTTCGGTCGGTTCGTCTGCGGTCGCCATGCGCGGTTTAGTGAGGTAGCCCCAAGCCGGTGATAACGGTTCCGGTCCAGAGCACTAGGAACGCGATCCCAAACACAATGTGCATCTTCCGACGGTGCATCTTCCCCGTCGCGAGCATCAGGGGCAATATCAGTGTGGACGGGACGGAGAAGCAGAGGTGGACACGCAGGTCCGCGCGGGCCTCCGGGGTGAACAGTTCGGACACCGGGACGACTTGCAGCAGTCCTTCAAAGCACAGTACGGTAATCATCGTGAGTACGAAGAACGCGAGGTTAATCTGCCCGTGCAGTTTCGGGCGCCCCATCGCGAGCGCGACCATCGACAGCGTGAGTAGCACCGTCACCGTGACTACGAGAACCTTCAAGGTGATGACGATTTGGGGGCCGGTTGGCATGACAGCACCTGCGACTCGGGCGAGAGCGAACCTCTGGGTTAATGTGGCACGTTAACCCGCGTCGTGTACACAAAAGTTAACGGTTTCGCGGGTTCGCTTCCGCGCGAGTGTTCAAGATTGGGCTTCAGCGCGAACCGCGTCGTTAATCGTCGTCGCGGCGGCGCCGCTTGCGCGGCACAGGGCGGGTACAAATCATCGCGGCGTCGTCGTCCCACACAACGGCACAGAGTACCTGCCGGTCTTCCAGACGCTTCAGGGGCAAGTGGTCGCGGTAGATGAAGATGTGGGCGAGGTACACCTCACGACCGTCAGTGAACTCGTCCGGGAGCCGGTCTCTTCGCCCCTCAATGTAGGTTTCATCCGACATCAGTTTCGAAACCGCGCGCTCGGCTTTGGTTCGCCCGATCACGCGGCCGGCTTCGCTTTTGAGGTCCATGATCCGCGCGGCCAGGTCGGTCATGAACTCTTCGTCGTCGTTGGTGTCCGGGTCCGGGGAGATCACAACGAGCGCCGGCAGGTCCATGTGGCCGTCCTCGAACAGGGCGCTGTTCGCCTGGACGAGCCACCCGTGCGTTTTGTCACCCTGCTCGAGGGTGCGCGCGCGGCGCTTGCGGTCGACCACGTTGGCGTAAACCACGAAGGCGACGGCCGCAACGGTCAGCGCGACGCACACCCAACCCCAGATCGGCATGACGAAACTCCTGCGCGCTCGGACCCGGGCGCGGGTCCGAATATACACGCATCAGACGGCCGCAACCACCGCGTCGCCCATGTCGGTGGTGGTGTGGGTGCTGGTCTTGTCGAGGTCGCGGGTGCGAACCTTGCCCTCGGCGAGC belongs to Gemmata obscuriglobus and includes:
- a CDS encoding thioredoxin family protein, which produces MKPLFGLALVIAAALTCSAEDPPAPAKGTKAAVKVYDEKADAKALIEAALVSAKRENRRVLVQWGGNWCSWCLLLHNKFTTDRALAKTLRYEYDVVHIDSKNTDLLKKYNVDLSNAGVPFLTVLNADGTVLVNQPTEPFETKEDGKNGHDAKKLQEFLDRYKAEPKKAADVLAAALADATKTDRKVILHFGAPWCGWCLKLDAWLARPDIAALVGKDYVDVKIDQDRMIGAKEVFEKYHPEKSGGIPWFVVLDGAGKALVTSDGPKGNIGFPAEPGEIEHFAKMITATRKRLTDQELDTLKAALTPPPKAPKK
- the nadA gene encoding quinolinate synthase NadA; the protein is MSVVSPAEPRGLAPAGSGPTSVSLLDDVSAEILELKKKLGATILAHYYQEGEIQALADITGDSLKLAREATKVDSPVIVFCGVLFMAETAKMLNPTKRVLLPDLRAGCSLVDACPADKLERYQERLRENGRKFQTVCYINSSAKVKALSDWVVTSGNAEDIVRNKVPQGYEILFVPDKHLGRYLQELTGRPMILWDGSCMVHEIFSVVDLIKQKKEHPKAVTLAHPECPQNILQLADFAGGTEAMIKHVADYKAPTEFLVATEANMMWELQRRYPQHTYLGVPGITCSCNKCPHMALNTLEKVRDCMRDGAPEILWQPEFDKAKEVLARSLLNPPATAPVQPAGD
- a CDS encoding helix-turn-helix domain-containing protein, producing MTLAEAAAWLRVSEAGLRADADSGRLPARLVAGEWRFNKAALLEWLSHPEPPASRPKTGAELVEHIRRVRAASSDPETEEEAEEFIRQMYARRKADSAAG
- a CDS encoding type II toxin-antitoxin system VapC family toxin: MVFVLDTDITTLAFQNNERVTAQLAARSKEEVAISYATWLEIMRGRIESVIKAATGVELLRAVTRLADSEQFLAPFAMLPIDEAVADRFDQLRALKKLNKMDRGDVLQAAIALANAATLVTRNTKDYAAVPGLKLDNWAA
- a CDS encoding bestrophin family ion channel, which gives rise to MADNRRTLLGWIWPPPTIARRLAIAVAAAAGYSVLAWALNPTSGVAQPVWSSQFAMWNTAILGLLVSFRTKVAYDRWWEGRILWGGLVNHSRNLCLKARELATPDVRERHEFAGLVAAFAVALMKHLRGPTRLSDVSGFEKQTVDPQHVPAYIAGRLIGFVAGWRRAGRIDGHMQQILDTNLNALMDVCGACERIRNTPHVPSYLSLLRHGLVLGFLVTPWALVEPLGAWVILVLPVMVYFLFGIELTAEAVEQPFGRDGDDLALETYCETIRKSATDILS
- the scpB gene encoding SMC-Scp complex subunit ScpB, giving the protein MATADEPTEPSEQTDPLALGQAAAAHLGGEWQLDIVEEFAEGLEADAPDETPAPPVHEAPPTAPAAEAPPHVTRSTATSKGLRPPSLAEGAASEVPPSPEQLVEAMLFVGGHPLAAEVACAAVRGLTPERFQEAVAVLNKRYRDQHRPYLIESRDNGFVLSVRPAHRGLREKLFGGPREARLSQPALDVLSVVAYRQPLSKAEVDVVRGTDSGPALRQLVRLGLIAVRHRADAAEREVRYGTTPRFLQVFGLQALDELPRLGDAQPGS